tctctcacactgaGCTAAGGAATGGAGAGCAGAAGAActgtcgtggcaatttcctgtattaccaaatgaggagagagcaaaccacacaccagtcaggtTTATACTTAAACTTCACCTTTAATAATAATGAAGcttttgcaatagcatttgactttcaatATTTCAGTATCTCTAATGAAAAGTTGAGAGTGGTCAACATAATGGCAACTGAGctcttttatagcaaagatccaccccctagtcgacatgacaaaccacagataataggaactgttcacaaagaaagacttttacttgagagaggagtatcccatagccagacagcATTCGCTATAAATAATCGTTCcgtttggtctctaagacgaggttctaatctcgttcctggtacttcatagtacaaaaacaccaactcatccaatggcatttataaattgtcaattctagatactcccatctcaagaacaccccactcctggacaagctcactgaggggagtgagcctctaggtcatatactatctCAAGATAAGTGCAatatcagaggggacatacaatggttccagacactgccatactcctccccccagtgggaaaaggagggagtgactggcgtgcAGACATTGTTGAGACAACTAAcaggttccccattaatcactccatcccttcacatggtttaggaataggtaaagacacattcccataagaagacaatgttccattctgtcctcctccccttctgatattctgcatagcaccagatggtttaacagatacattcacatatgaagacaagcctgacctctcccctctctgggccccaagtgactgagccctagctgagaagggataagtgcaactgccaaccctATAATCCAAAGGgaaacattctaatgacaagtatctcacataagcatattatgaaaataaaacatcttatctatgttacccaactaattctgattagtCCGCAACAGAACACAGAAGCCTGATAACCACTTGATAACCAGGCTGTGGTAAAGAAGTAGCTGTATCCATAGATACACATATGTACTCTTTAGTACGGTATCGATGTCTATCAATAGCTCAGAGCACAGTATGTACTAAGGCAGAAGCCATCCTCACAAAGATATTGGAATGTATCACACAATGCATCAAACATGCAAGCTCCCTTGTCAACACCTTTTGTAGGCATAAAAGCAAGTGAGCTTTTCATAAATTCATTCTGCCGTGCTCACTCAAGGTCCCAAGTGTTGTAAAAGATGAGTGGTTAGTTGCTGGTCCTTTATGATCAGCATGGCATACCAATGATGTCATATAAGAAATTAACATGCAACTTGtactatcttaatttgatctCTTGTTGCAGAGAATGTGGAATGCAAAGTAGTActgtttgaggtttaaaaaggcttacaaaggtttgtaatttccacttaacaATTTcaaacttgatttgccctaacaaaaaatgtatcaacccctacaaaaatgcccattaattataatcattcacatttcctgttgctgcaggattcatTTTCCTACTGTGAGAAACAGGTCAAATTAAGATAATGTATCTGTACATACATATTGCATAAAAGAACAGTCAACATACATTCTATAGTACACAAACACATAGGCTGATTTAACAATCCCATACACAGTACAGACAATTGCTTTTTTGTGTGCCACAGATCTTATGAAAGTATACAATCATGGGTATACAAAAATCATCTCACTGCAAACAATGCATCCTACATACACCCGCTGGTTTGGGCTCACTACTATCCATCACCTCCCTCCTTCGCAATCTGATTCTGTCATTTGCATGAGTCTTTCTGATTGGCTGCTTTGAATTCACTTAAAGAGACACTCCACTCTCCTGATTGGATGAGAGCAGGAGGGGGCATGGAATCTCTGATTGAGAAAGACCATAAATAGCGTGCACAGACAACCAGACATACACAGATGCAACTGCCAGCTACTCTCAGTGATTTACTACTACAACCTACCACACTGTCCCTGTTCACTGACTAACTCCAGCAGCTTCTGCAGCAGAGTCCAACTTCACCATCCTCTCAAAAGGTTCAAGGAGAGTTATTTTGTAACAAAATCAGAGTTTTAAGTCTTCAAAAagaagacagaggaagagagagagacagtgttagaggAAGTGTGTCAGAGGAAGTTATCATGTCTCTAGAAGTGAAGGAGAAGATGGAGGTGCGTCTGGTGTTCCTGGGGGCGGCCGGCGTGGGGAAGACGGCCCTGATCAGCCGCTTCCTCCAGGACACATTCGAACCCAAGCACCGGCGCACTGTGGAGGAACTGCACAGCAAAGAGTTCGACATCGGAGGGGCCAAGGTCACCATCCACATCATGGATACCAGCGGCAGCTACTCCTTCCCGGCTATGAGGAAGCTCTGCATTCAGAACAGTGACGCGTTCGCCCTTGTGTACGCCATCAATGACCCTGACTCCCTGGAGGCTGTCAAGAGCCTGCGAGATGAGATCCTGGCGGTCAAAGAAGACAAGTTCACACCCATCGTGGTGGTCGGCAACAAGACGGACCGGCATGGCGAGCGGACGGTGTCCAGCGAAGACGTGCTGTCCACTGTGGAGCTGGACTGGAACAACAGCTTCTTGGAGACGTCTGCCAAGGAGAACAACAACGTACTGGAGGTGTTCAGGGAGCTGCTGCAACAAGCCAACCTGCCCAGCCGGCTGAGCCCAGCACTGAGACGACGCAGGGAGACCTTCCCCAAAGACGGCAACAAACGGCCCCCCATGAACAAGACCAACAGCTGCCTCATTTCCTAAGGCAGAGGGGCTGGAGgggtctgacagacagacaaagacagacaggggCCAGAGAGGCTGAGGATGGGGACCCGAAGCTGGTTCAGTGTTACAGACAAACACAGTGGTGTTGAAtgtgctactactgctgctgttatagACCGTGCTGCTGAGTTGGAGTCTGACGGCTTCAATTCCCTGTAAGCCTCCTCATCTAACCATCCTAAGTATCTCCACCACAGCATTTCCACTGAGGTAGAGGAAAGGAACACTGACTGTTAAAGGGGAACCGGAACTAATGACATTACACAGGTGCGGGACATTGATAAAGCTGAAACTAAATGAAAGAAGTGCAAGAACACTGAATGTCCTGAATGTGGTGGTGTCATTGTTAAAAAATATACTGTGACAGTGCAAAAGTGGCAATGAGCTTACTTTGTCAAGTTTTCAATCTATGTCCTACTATGTTACTGTTGTGTTTGCCTTTTGTAAGTGTCGACGGTGTTCACTTGCAATAACTGTGAAGATAGACAGTTGTGGCTAATTGGGCAAAAGCTGAATTTGAACATTGTGTCATGAGAGCTTTTTTATTCATCAAGTGAAGTTTCTTTGTGACAAATCTTTATTTTGCTTGTCATTGTCTGAATCAACTCTGGTTGCGTTCCTCATTCTATAATACCAATTTGTTGTTTGGCAATATTCATATGCACTTGGAGTTATTTTGCACAGATATCATTATTTATTAAGAAACGTACAAAATGTgttcaaatataaattatatagAGTGTATTGTTTTTCTATGAAAATGTGAAGTACATGTTGATGATTAAATCATGTTTATTCACCAAAACAGTATAACAAATACGTTATGGTTTTATTACTTGTTGTACATATATTGTCTATTCATGATAAATAAAATATTATTATATATCAAAGTATTAGTCATGGTCATTTTCGGTGGACTCATTTTGACAGGTGCTTATTGGAAACGAAAGTGCAATAAACTAATGGCCAAGTAATAACACATCTGGTATGAGGTGTGACAAGGACTCTTTACTTAAGTCAAAACTCAACAAGCCAGAGACTGTATAACAGACTAGCCAGAGATGATATTTAGAACAACTTACAAAGCAATACCCCCTAGAAATCTGTCCATTTCCAGTATGATTGTAGCAGAGACCTGGCCAAGCTCTGGAATAAATAAAAAGAACACAAACAAGCATACAATCAAACAAGACACAAATGTGGTTATGCTGACAATAAAATCAGCTTCAGTACCAGGGGTGTAGAATCATCCCAAAACATCATACCAGTATCACAAATCCACTTCCTCCCAAAACCGTCAACAAGTACCCTACCTCTTCAAGCATCTtcaccatcctacccatgctagattacagagacgtaATTTGTAGATCGGCAGGTAAAAGtgttctcgagcggctagatgttctttaccattcggctatcagatttgccaccaatgcttctTATAGgacactctatactcctctgtaaactggtcatcactgtatacctgtcgcaagacccactggttgaagcttatttataaaaccctcttagacctcactcccccctatctaagatatctactgcagccctcatcctccacatacaacactcgttctgccagtcacattctgttaaaggttcccaaagcacacacatccctggatcgctcctcttttcaggtCGCTGCAgatagtgactggaacgagctgcaaaaaacactcaaactggacaattttatctccatctcttcattcaaagactcaatcatggacactctttctgacagctgtggctgctttgcgtgatgtattgttgtctctaccttcttgccctttgtgctgttgtctgtgcccaataatgtttgtaccatgttttgtgctgctgccatgttgtgttgctaccaagtTGTTGTCgtcgtgttgtgttgctaccatgctgtgttgtcatgtgtcgctgctttgctatgttgtcttaggtctctctttatgtagtgttgtggtgtctcttgtcgtgatgtgtgtttggtcctatattatattttttatcccagcccctgtcccccgcaggaggccttttgccttttggtaggccatcattgtaaataagaatgtgtcctttaactgacttgcctagataaataaaatgttaaataaaaatgtaaaaatgtcacCAGTTACAGTAAGTTGTCTCACATTACCCTCTAGTGGTAGGCCTATATTTTTTGGACACTGCTTGTCTGTCACACAACGCACCTTGAAATATATGGGGAAACCTGTTAGTAAATACAAAACCTGGCCAGAGCAGAAATAAAATACTAGGGAACCTCTCACTGTGCCAGACAAAAGACCATTGTCTGTGCTGCTCGGCAGGATGTCAACTTGTTCCTCCAATGCCCAGATCATTGACATGGCTAGTAACAGAAAACATTCTGCAGGGAATCATGTCTAGGTTCCATATGAAAAGAGTGTGAAATTCTCACATAAGGGTCTACTTTCCTGATCAATGCATCATTAACCTGACACTGCCACAAATAATGTCAGTTATATAATATGGTTGCATGGACATTAGCTATCTATATTAACTTCCTGTAGCTATCTATATCAACAATTACCAGCAGATAATGTTTCCATAGTAACAATCAGAATCCAGTATAAGTGTACTTAATGAAAGTTAAGACTAACAACTGTGCTCTAGTGATAATTCTAATATATAGTActgtgcacacacatgcacacagaaatATGTTTCCCCTTTCCAGCCACACAGAGACATGGTGCATTGTTTCCCTCTGCCCAGACGAGGAAGTGACCTATGATCTGTGACACTCTAGTTCCTCTTTGGGTCCTGTTTAAACACACATCTGTCAATGCACCAGCTGGTTCACACTCACCACCGCTCACCGACAGAGACCCACACTCAGGTGCGTACCACTCTCTCCGGGGTTGGAAGGGCTTCCGTTTACCATCTATCAAAACTTAAAGAATGTACAATTTATTTTATAGGTGATGGGCTAACTTACAGCTCCTAAATATTATGCATGCAAATTATTTTCTGTGATCCAAGACTTCATAGGGTCAACATCAGAAGTCAGCTCTTCTAGTTAAAAGAGATTCTATTACTAGTCTATAATGTCTTTATCATACCTTTTTACAGTTCTTAGGAGTGGTGGTGAAGTATTTTAGCATGTGCATCCTTACCAATGCCTCCACTGCATGGGATAAGAGTTTTCTAGTCCGTCTCTGCCCCTCGACTTGGTCAAAGCTCCTCAGTGATGAGTAGAAACCTGAGAAGTTTGGAACAAGTAAAGGGTCCCTGACTTCATCTGAAGAAGTTGTCTCACTGTACTGTCCACTCACTGCATTAGGTAGCTATACTACAACAACACAAACCAGAAGTAATGTTCTCTGATCAAAGCGTAGATAAAACTCAGTGGTATTTTCCCCTGATCAAGTATAACAATTGACAATATTGGGATTGTGCGATGGTCAAATAATTGTGTAACTACAAATCAATAGTTCTGGGATCTGATGAAGGTTGACCTGAATAATGTGAATGGTTCATTTTAACAGAAGAGTCAATTGATTGCTAAGACTAGAGATACTAGAATTCTCCAGAATAAAATGTAACTGGTTACATTATTAAACACATAACAATTTTGTTCACCAATAAAAAGTCTGGCAAAAACAAATGAAGCCAAAGGTTTATTTTAACTTACAAAAAATTGGATGCAGACACCAATTATTCGATTAAATCATAAACTCACAAATAGGCTACATCAAGATCAGACAATGAGAATGAAGTAACAAATCAACGTGCTATCGGAAGACATGGATATGAGTTGGCATAGCAACAGCTATCTCTCTCCAAGAAGGACCTTTCCTCATGTCTGTACCACACACAGGTATAGTTAGCGGTTTACAATTAGCACATCCTACAGGATAACAAAGGAACGAATGTCAACAACAAAAGTAACAAAGAATGGTAAAGAGAAAGTTCTGCCGAACGTAATGCAACACATTTACAGACTTTGCTGTACCAGAGACATAGGCACAAGCATTAAGAGCGTTTTTCCTTCACATACATTATGCATTTGCCTCAGAAGCATATCTCCTAGGGCTTAAAGCTCCAACAGATTGTTCAGACATGACTTCCCTTGAACATCAGTTTGACTATTAGTCCACATCTTTTCACAGGGGACACTAAATGGCATCCATCATGACAGATCTCAGTCCTCCTGATCAGCAAGTTGACACCACAATTCCATACATCATACGGTAAAGGGTCACGATTACAATTTCTATATTCAAAACCATGACCTCAGCATGGACACATAATGCATATATTGTCAGTCTTTCTGAATGCCAATGAGAAGCAACAAGACTATATAGGAAAGTCTACTTCAGAGTCAGGATGTCATATCCCCCTTTAATATAAAAGGTTATATCCATTCAGATATCCAGCTGATGTTATACAGTTTGCCCAACGATCTGTTGCAATCATGACATTTGTTACAGTTACACAGAGAACAGTTGACTGACTGGACCAATACAGTAACAATGACTAGGACAGTGTTTGGGATTCAAACATGGTGGGTCAAAAGTTCCTAATCTGTGGCCTAATGTGTGGTGGTAGACAATACATGTGGTCTTATTAGATGTATTTGGTGAGTCAGCCTGAATTCACGAGGCTTAGGtgtcacacagaacacagaactggTTGGGAGCTGCTGTACTAGGGTTCCTTTAGCTTTGTTCTCGGTAGGTTTTGCATTAACACACCTGCATCTAAATGCAAAGCAGTCACAGTGCTCGGTAGGCCTGGAGGGCCAGAGGTGGGGGGGAAATGATTCAAGCAATAAGTGATGTTATTGGGAAGATACTTCAACAGAGTGAAATACGGTCACCCTCCTTCATAACGGAGAACTGAAGAAAAAGCCATCATTAGATATGTTGACAGTGGCTAGACCAGGGGTGAGCAATCATTTTGGCTCGAGGGCCACATCGGGATTTCAACATTTATCAGAAGGCCGCACAGATTTTTTTCAAAAGCAATTTGTGGGCCAGAAAAAGGGCAGTTTGAAAAAAATATCggtccattataatttctacatACTTTTTATCTAGCTTCAGACGTTCAAGAGTGGCCTGGAGTTTTTCGACCCAAAATAATTTCCGCCACCCCCCAAACAATACAGATATATTTTTCCCACCCCTGGGCTAGACAAGGAAAGCTAGTTTTCATCATAACACTCACCCTACACCTTTTATTCAGGTGGGAAAAACAGTGAACAGTGaaccaacaaaataacaaatcccTTCAtatcttgaagcatggaggaattaaataagacatcaaaactaccaTGGAGGTGAGGTACAGTAATTCATGCATTGCTGGTTTGCCAGACCTTAGCATAGTAAggcaaaaaaaacacaaatgaCCTGACAACAAATATGCATGTTAAATCAACCTTTTAGTATTGCTTAACTTTTTGTTTCTTTTATCACTTTTATTGAGTAACTCCATGTTATGTTTCGGGCACTAAAAGCTGATGAAAATGCATTTTATTGGTTTGTAAGAGGGGATATGATGACGGTACTCCCCCTCGTCCTAGTCATCTGAACTAGGCTGTGTGTGAAGGTGCAGACAACAGGGACAGTATGCACTTCTAGgactgtggagaggggaggggagcatAGCGTGTATACCACCGGTTTTCTCCTAACACCTCACCTAGCACAGACTCAACCCTATGTCTCTGGCCCTAGTCGTCCACCGTGATGTTGCGGAACAGGTAGGCCATGGACTCCCCGTTGTGGATGCGGCGGATGGCCTCGGCCAGGATCATACTGACGTCCACTGTCTTGATCTTGGGACACTGGAGCTTCTGTACCTCGTGAGGGACGGTGTTAGTCACCACCACctgggaggcagacagacagggatcAGAGGAGGAAACACCATAACGAAGGTCGGCCGTGTGCAGTAGATCACCTGCTGGGTGTCCACGAACAGTGTAGATATTACATGTAGAGTCGCTTGGAAATAAATGATAAATGATGGACGATGTACTGTGGTCAAAGGCGATAGGATGGCCGGGCCACCCGCTGCTTTCAACCGTTCGTCAGCGTGGTCTATTTTGTCTCATTCCCAGACTGAACTGTGCCTGACTACCGTATCTTATAACAGCCTTTATACAGGCGACGAAACATCCTACGAATCAAGTTGCAATATCTTGCACACAGGTGGTACATAGAAAGTGATGCCACTGCCTTTCTGTTGTAAAGTGACTGAAAAGCTTTTACGATGAGGAACTGAGCACTTCCCCATTCAAGATGTAGTGATAAATTCAGAACACAGGGCTGCTGTTACAGAtggaggatcttaatttgatcaccctgttgcaggaaatGTAATGCAGGAAATCTAAAACTTGTAGTGTAATtgaagtttaaaaaggcttctgaagtttatcATTTCCACTTGATCTTCCctcatgaaaaatgtatcaacccctcaAAAAACAtctattaattataatccacataataattcacatttcctgttgctgcaggattattttccttctgTAGCAGACGGTctgaaatgaagatcctacatctgtatctcACCTCGTCGATGGCAGACTCCTCAATAAGACGGGGGGCATCGGCAGACAGCAGCCCATGTGTAGCCATGATGTAGATCTTATAtgctcctctctccttcagaaTCTCAGCTGCCGCCACAAAGTCCTCCACGTCGTCGATGATGTCATCCTGGAAAAGAACGGCAACCAcgggattggaaatgatgtacGCCTGTAGTTCCTTCATCCATAATCTAAGGCTGTCATATTGTTATTAAATACAATGTGGCAAAATGTTGCAAATTAATTTCAAGTGGCTCATTTTAGCACAGGCCTTCCAGGACAAAACCACAAATGGCCCAAACAAAGGGGCACATTTCTTACAACAATGATGGCGATTCTTCCTCCCACATCTCCTACAACAGTGATAGGGGGCTTCTCCTTGGCCATCATTACTGAAAAGGAAGAACGAACTGGTCACTGCTAGTCATCACATACAGTATCCATAGGCATAAACAGTAAAACTAATGAGGATACATCTCAGAGTAGATTGGGTAAAATGGGTTAAAAAGTATGAGCTTTCCACAATTACAAAGTCCAATTTCAATCACTGTTATGATTATGTATTCTTCAATTAATAGTTGATGTTCCATGCAATTCCCCCCCTTCTGGGTAACTGACTAACATTCTATTTTCAAAATGAGATGTAATTGGGAAATTAGATAAATTCTGTCAATTGTCCCAATTATACCCTTATAGATTTAAATGGAATGCCAAACTCATTCCAGCACAAGGATAATCAAAATGACAGGCTTTTTGCCCAGCATACCCAATCAGACGCTGATATTAAATTGCCTCCACAACACAGTGTCTGCTCAGAGCTCAGTGCAGACATTTGGCAACAGTTTGCATATAGCAATATGCACAAcctaatcttgttgttaatccatcaAAAACGATAGAGGCAGACAAGCACTGATGAGGTAATCACACGCTTACTAATGTTCCAGGTTTGTCTTATTGAACACCACTGTTGTCAGTCAATGGGGGAAGCGCACAATCAGCGGATGGACAATCAGCCAGCCAGAGTGGGGAAGCTGATTGTGGGAGTGGAAGCTAGAGATGAGCAGGGAACACAGGTTCATGCCAGGAACACATTCCTTCCTGGAACACATGCCTTCCTTACAGGGGACCACACACAAGCAATAATAAGCACTggaacatttcagcttttcaaaaTGCATCAACATCACCACTAGGTCTTAAAACCTTCTGTAGTCTTAAAGAGGTACTA
The sequence above is a segment of the Salvelinus alpinus chromosome 1, SLU_Salpinus.1, whole genome shotgun sequence genome. Coding sequences within it:
- the LOC139575905 gene encoding ras-related protein Rap-2a-like — protein: MSLEVKEKMEVRLVFLGAAGVGKTALISRFLQDTFEPKHRRTVEELHSKEFDIGGAKVTIHIMDTSGSYSFPAMRKLCIQNSDAFALVYAINDPDSLEAVKSLRDEILAVKEDKFTPIVVVGNKTDRHGERTVSSEDVLSTVELDWNNSFLETSAKENNNVLEVFRELLQQANLPSRLSPALRRRRETFPKDGNKRPPMNKTNSCLIS